Proteins from a single region of Chloroherpeton thalassium ATCC 35110:
- a CDS encoding hydantoinase/oxoprolinase family protein, with product MERAIRVISVEKGFDPREFSLFSFGGAGGLHCATLARQLSLPRVIVPKNPGILSAFGMVMADVIKDYSQTVMLSGASLSFGTVQEKFASLERQAVDEMAREGFSGDALRLERFLDVRYQGQSFELIVPFAEDFEEKFSAQHEQTYGYRNSGKAIEVVNIRLRAYGSPEKPVLLPAEKMTDEIPHLANFQERVVHFDGREYRTKIFDREKLLPGNQISGPAILVEYSSTIVLPPFASGKIDALGNLIIEIKS from the coding sequence ATGGAACGAGCCATTCGCGTGATTTCCGTTGAAAAAGGTTTTGACCCGCGTGAGTTTTCGCTGTTTTCATTTGGCGGTGCGGGGGGCTTGCATTGCGCCACGCTTGCTCGCCAGCTTTCGTTGCCCCGCGTGATTGTGCCGAAAAATCCCGGCATTCTTTCGGCATTCGGGATGGTTATGGCCGATGTGATTAAGGATTATTCTCAAACCGTGATGCTTTCAGGCGCGAGTTTGTCGTTTGGCACAGTGCAGGAAAAATTCGCATCGCTTGAGCGCCAAGCGGTTGATGAAATGGCGAGGGAAGGTTTTTCCGGCGACGCATTACGGCTTGAGCGCTTTTTAGATGTGCGTTATCAAGGCCAATCGTTTGAGTTAATCGTTCCGTTCGCAGAAGATTTTGAAGAAAAATTTTCCGCGCAGCATGAGCAAACTTATGGCTATCGAAATTCAGGTAAGGCGATAGAAGTTGTCAATATTCGATTGCGTGCATATGGCTCGCCGGAAAAGCCGGTGCTTTTACCTGCTGAAAAAATGACCGACGAAATTCCTCACTTAGCAAATTTTCAGGAGCGAGTGGTGCATTTTGACGGGCGTGAATATCGAACTAAAATATTCGACCGTGAAAAACTGCTTCCGGGCAATCAAATTTCAGGGCCTGCCATTTTAGTAGAATACAGTTCTACCATTGTGCTGCCGCCATTTGCTTCGGGCAAAATAGATGCGTTGGGAAATTTAATCATTGAGATAAAATCTTAG
- a CDS encoding CTP synthase, which yields MARSKIVKHIFVTGGVVSSLGKGILSASLGALLKSRGLRVAIQKYDPYINVDPGTMSPYQHGEVYVTDDGAETDLDLGHYERFLDEATSRASNMTMGRIYKTVLDNERRGDYLGGTVQVVPHVIDEIKARMLDLAKKGSFDVVITEIGGTVGDIESLPFLEAMRQLKLQLGSKNLVNIHLTLVPYIKSAAELKTKPTQHSVKMLLEIGIQPDILVCRSEHPLSKDIKHKIGLFCNLSDSDVVGLCDAETIYEVPLVLHEEKIDSLVLKKLMLKSPKPADIKDWKDFSGKVKFPKDGVVEIGVCGKYTKYPDAYKSIVESFIHAGAANNVKVKVRWMHSEDLEQKDCKVNEMLQGISGILVAPGFGERGIEGKIEIVKIARERNIPFFGICLGMQCATIEYARNVCGMEGAHSTEFVKKTKYPVIDLMEHQRSVKQKGGTMRLGSYPCILEENTNAFAAYGKNLINERHRHRYEFNNQFKEELSAKGLVIAGASPDGELVEIIELKGHRWFVGVQFHPELKSRVHKPHPLFISFVAEAKKFRDEMAVHHYETSSVETV from the coding sequence ATGGCGCGTTCCAAAATCGTTAAGCATATTTTTGTGACCGGCGGTGTCGTATCGTCACTTGGCAAAGGCATTCTTTCCGCCTCGCTTGGCGCACTGCTAAAATCTCGTGGGTTGAGAGTTGCTATTCAAAAATATGACCCATACATCAATGTCGATCCCGGTACCATGTCGCCCTACCAGCATGGCGAAGTTTATGTGACCGACGACGGCGCAGAAACAGACCTCGATTTAGGACATTACGAACGGTTTCTTGATGAAGCGACTTCCCGCGCCAGCAACATGACTATGGGACGGATTTACAAAACAGTTCTGGACAACGAACGACGCGGCGACTATCTTGGTGGCACGGTTCAGGTTGTTCCTCATGTTATCGATGAAATTAAAGCACGGATGCTTGACCTTGCTAAAAAAGGAAGCTTTGATGTTGTGATTACAGAAATTGGCGGCACGGTTGGCGACATTGAATCGCTCCCGTTTCTCGAAGCTATGCGTCAACTGAAGTTACAATTAGGCTCGAAAAATTTGGTCAACATCCACCTAACGCTCGTTCCTTACATTAAATCGGCGGCTGAACTAAAAACAAAACCCACGCAGCACAGCGTTAAAATGCTTCTGGAAATTGGCATTCAACCAGATATTTTGGTTTGCCGCAGCGAACACCCACTTTCAAAAGATATCAAGCATAAAATTGGCCTTTTCTGTAACCTAAGCGATTCGGACGTGGTTGGTCTGTGCGATGCAGAAACCATTTACGAAGTTCCGCTTGTGCTTCACGAAGAAAAGATTGACTCGCTTGTTCTGAAAAAACTCATGCTCAAATCCCCAAAGCCAGCAGACATCAAAGATTGGAAGGATTTTTCCGGCAAGGTAAAATTCCCAAAAGACGGCGTTGTGGAAATTGGCGTTTGTGGAAAGTATACCAAATATCCTGATGCTTATAAATCCATTGTTGAATCCTTTATCCATGCTGGCGCAGCAAACAATGTAAAAGTGAAAGTTCGCTGGATGCACTCCGAGGATTTGGAGCAGAAAGACTGTAAGGTAAATGAAATGCTTCAAGGCATTTCGGGGATTTTGGTTGCGCCCGGTTTCGGCGAACGCGGCATTGAAGGAAAAATCGAGATTGTCAAAATCGCCAGAGAGCGAAATATTCCGTTTTTCGGCATTTGCCTTGGTATGCAATGCGCCACCATTGAATACGCCCGAAATGTTTGCGGCATGGAAGGCGCACACTCGACCGAGTTTGTGAAAAAAACAAAATATCCGGTCATTGATTTAATGGAGCATCAACGCAGTGTGAAGCAAAAAGGTGGAACGATGCGATTAGGCAGTTATCCCTGTATTTTAGAGGAAAACACCAATGCGTTTGCGGCTTATGGAAAAAACTTGATCAATGAACGCCATCGCCATCGCTACGAATTTAACAATCAATTCAAGGAAGAACTTTCGGCAAAAGGTTTAGTGATTGCAGGCGCATCACCAGATGGGGAACTGGTTGAAATTATAGAACTGAAAGGACATCGTTGGTTTGTCGGCGTGCAATTCCATCCTGAGCTCAAGTCAAGGGTTCACAAGCCTCATCCGCTATTCATATCGTTTGTGGCCGAAGCAAAAAAATTCCGCGACGAAATGGCGGTTCATCATTATGAAACATCATCCGTAGAAACGGTGTAG
- a CDS encoding hydantoinase/oxoprolinase family protein: protein MIIIGVDTGGTFTDFIYRKNGQWRVYKCLSTPENPAKAVIQGIRHIAENESVEVIHGSTVATNAILERKGAKMAWVTNAGFENIIQIGRQNRTALYDLFYQKPKELISPEHCFFVTGRIDYQGEEIIAFDEASAEEVLEKLKAASVESVAISFLFSYLNAQHENRMAERLSELCVPISVSNEILSEFREYERMSTTVINAYVQPKMVRYLSRLKEFVGENTLRVMQSNGGSISVQSAMHTPARTILSGPAGGAIGALEIGRAAGYSRLITFDMGGTSTDVCLIENDLPISIDASISGFPLKVPMLDIHTVGAGGGSIAKLDAGGALVVGPESAGADPGPICYGKGSEITVTDANLFLGRLIPEHFLGGNMRLHEEKIQQAFESMSAKAKLNPYALAEGILDVANANNGTSHSRDFR, encoded by the coding sequence ATGATCATTATTGGCGTAGATACCGGCGGTACATTTACGGATTTTATTTATAGAAAAAATGGTCAATGGCGCGTTTATAAATGTCTTTCCACACCGGAAAATCCGGCTAAAGCCGTCATTCAGGGCATCCGGCACATTGCCGAAAATGAATCGGTGGAAGTGATTCACGGTTCTACGGTTGCGACAAATGCAATTTTAGAGCGAAAAGGCGCAAAAATGGCGTGGGTTACAAATGCTGGTTTTGAAAATATTATCCAAATTGGGCGACAAAATCGCACGGCGTTATATGATTTGTTTTATCAAAAACCCAAAGAGCTAATTTCTCCCGAGCATTGTTTTTTCGTCACCGGGCGAATTGATTATCAAGGGGAAGAAATTATCGCGTTTGATGAAGCTTCAGCCGAAGAGGTTCTCGAAAAGCTGAAAGCCGCTTCGGTCGAGTCGGTGGCCATCAGTTTTCTGTTTTCCTATTTAAACGCGCAGCATGAAAATCGGATGGCGGAAAGGCTGAGCGAACTTTGCGTCCCGATTTCCGTGTCCAATGAAATTCTTTCCGAGTTCCGAGAATACGAGCGCATGTCTACGACCGTCATCAATGCGTATGTGCAGCCAAAAATGGTGCGATATTTGAGCCGATTGAAAGAATTTGTCGGTGAAAATACCTTGCGCGTCATGCAGTCGAACGGGGGCAGCATTTCCGTTCAGTCCGCGATGCACACGCCGGCACGCACGATTCTTTCCGGCCCGGCGGGCGGCGCCATCGGCGCGTTGGAAATCGGACGCGCCGCCGGATACAGCCGCCTCATCACGTTCGATATGGGCGGCACTTCAACGGATGTTTGCTTGATTGAAAACGATTTGCCCATCTCGATCGACGCTTCCATTTCCGGTTTTCCGCTCAAAGTTCCCATGCTGGACATTCACACCGTTGGGGCGGGCGGCGGTTCAATTGCGAAACTCGACGCGGGCGGGGCGCTTGTCGTCGGGCCGGAGAGCGCTGGCGCAGACCCAGGACCGATTTGTTATGGCAAAGGCTCGGAAATCACGGTCACCGATGCGAATCTGTTTCTTGGCCGGTTAATTCCCGAACATTTTCTCGGCGGCAACATGCGTCTGCATGAAGAAAAAATTCAGCAGGCATTTGAATCTATGTCAGCTAAGGCAAAATTAAACCCGTATGCGCTGGCCGAAGGCATTTTGGACGTTGCCAACGCAAACAATGGAACGAGCCATTCGCGTGATTTCCGTTGA